One region of Triticum aestivum cultivar Chinese Spring chromosome 6B, IWGSC CS RefSeq v2.1, whole genome shotgun sequence genomic DNA includes:
- the LOC123138161 gene encoding uncharacterized protein, producing MDPQTFVRLSVGQLGLRLPGASARKACHCEIRLRGFPVQLAPVPLENSSEFHLDPHANAAVFSLDEPGLKALPTSRWFRTPEPPYLEIVVYVSRRDGGGHCVGLKRRLVGAVRVDVGPEWRDGKPVLLRHGWTGIGRAAELHVRVRVEADPRYVFRFEDEVALNPQVVQLHGGASQPIFSCKFIRDVRRASQPDHLGGKYWSSSGSGEEKETEMAGRRRERKGWKVAIHDLSGSAVAAAFMATPFVPATGSDTVARSNPGAWLIVRADTTGSSESWQPWGRLEAWRECAAPAGGKDAVCLRLHLLPERRDACVLVSETPLSCDKGGEFSIDMDRQSILPEDAVASETTSSSYCAASMGQSCAGGGFVMSCSVQGEAATSSRPPLVHLAARHVMCMEDAAMFLALAAAVDLSVKACRPFRSKTAAAKKKTAAGSSSPDPLELDT from the exons ATGGATCCCCAGACATTTGTGAGGCTCTCAGTCGGGCAGCTTGGCCTGAGGCTCCCCGGCGCAAGTGCCAGAAAGGCTTGCCACTGCGAGATCCGGCTCCGAGGCTTCCCGGTTCAGTTAGCTCCGGTGCCTCTGGAAAATTCTTCAGAGTTTCATCTTGATCCGCACGCGAATGCGGCGGTGTTCTCCCTGGACGAGCCCGGCCTCAAGGCGCTGCCGACGTCGAGGTGGTTCCGAACCCCGGAGCCGCCGTACCTCGAGATCGTTGTGTACGTGAGCAGGCGCGACGGCGGCGGGCATTGCGTCGGGTTGAAGCGGCGGCTGGTCGGGGCTGTCAGGGTGGATGTCGGGCCGGAGTGGCGCGACGGCAAGCCTGTGCTGCTTCGCCATGGCTGGACGGGCATCGGCAGGGCGGCGGAGCTGCACGTGAGAGTGAGGGTGGAGGCTGACCCTCGGTACGTGTTCCGGTTCGAGGACGAGGTCGCGCTGAACCCGCAGGTGGTCCAGCTCCATGGCGGCGCCAGCCAGCCCATCTTTAGCTGCAAGTTCATCCGCGACGTGAGGCG GGCGTCGCAGCCGGATCATTTGGGCGGGAAGTATTGGTCGAGCTCCGGAAGCGGCGAAGAGAAGGAGACGGAGatggcggggaggaggagggagaggaagggcTGGAAGGTGGCGATCCACGACCTGTCCGGCTCCGCCGTGGCCGCGGCGTTCATGGCCACGCCGTTCGTGCCGGCGACGGGCTCCGACACGGTGGCGCGGTCCAACCCAGGCGCGTGGCTCATCGTCCGCGCCGACACAACGGGATCGTCGGAGAGCTGGCAGCCGTGGGGCCGGCTGGAGGCGTGGCGGGAGTGCGCTGCGCCGGCGGGCGGCAAGGACGCCGTGTGCCTTCGGCTGCATCTCCTCCCGGAGCGGCGGGACGCGTGCGTACTCGTGTCCGAGACGCCTCTGAGCTGTGATAAGGGCGGGGAGTTCTCCATCGACATGGACAGACAGTCGATCCTCCCGGAGGACGCAGTGGCGTCGGAGACGACGTCGTCGTCGTACTGCGCAGCGAGCATGGGACAGTCGTGCGCGGGCGGCGGCTTCGTGATGAGCTGCAGCGTGCAGGGCGAGGCGGCGACGAGCAGCAGGCCGCCGCTGGTGCACCTCGCCGCGCGGCACGTCATGTGCATGGAAGACGCAGCCATGTTCCTCGCGCTTGCGGCTGCCGTCGACCTCAGTGTCAAGGCGTGCCGGCCGTTCCGGAGCAAGACGGCGGCGGCTAAGAAGAAGACGGCTGCTGGCTCCTCTTCCCCCGATCCCCTGGAGCTCGACACGTAG